The proteins below are encoded in one region of Apium graveolens cultivar Ventura chromosome 4, ASM990537v1, whole genome shotgun sequence:
- the LOC141718202 gene encoding uncharacterized protein LOC141718202 — MRRKYQGNESVKRAQLQALRREFEVLEMKNGESVTDYISRVMLVANNMRNLGEDMKDVKIVEKVLRTLNEKFNYIVCSIEESMDIDVLFVDELQSSLVVHEQKFRRSSNGDEQVLKATVEIERGRNNYRGRGRNSYRGRGRGRQSFNRATIECFNCHKLGHFQSECPS; from the coding sequence ATGAGAAGGAAGTATCAAGGGAATGAGAGTGTCAAACGTGCACAATTACAAGCACTGCGAAGGGAGTTCGAGGTATTAGAGATGAAAAATGGTGAGTCAGTGACAGACTATATCTCTAGAGTGATGTTGGTGGCAAACAACATGAGGAATTTGGGTGAAGACATGAAGGATGTTAAGATTGTGGAAAAAGTACTGCGCACGCTCAATGAAAAGTTTAATTATATTGTGTGTTCCATAGAAGAATCAATGGACATTGATGTTCTATTTGTGGATGAATTGCAAAGCTCACTAGTCGTGCACGAACAGAAGTTTCGAAGGAGTTCCAACGGTGATGAACAAGTTTTGAAAGCTACCGTTGAAATTGAAAGAGGCAGGAACAATTATAGAGGACGTGGAAGGAACAGTTATAGGGGAAGAGGAAGAGGGAGACAAAGTTTTAACCGTGCTACAATTGAATGCTTTAATTGTCACAAACTTGGTCATTTTCAGTCAGAATGTCCATCCTAG
- the LOC141718203 gene encoding uncharacterized protein LOC141718203 — protein MKAKYFPNCDFLQAKLGVNPSDMWRSIHAAKEMVKQGSRRRIGDGEQTNVWHIPWLPGDNDGCLTNEMPQELEHIRVVNLMETGSKRWDEEDEDATHVLFDCSYARSVWTQIQMGLTDVSTAGYEGHITDIIQHFAEKCSRGNFALILLVCGNLWNRRNRLVWDRVNVSEFGVQALVMNMLHEWKQKCAEGNVIRDEHGQFIRARNHKLQALYSPREDEALGLKEALSWVKELGYKRCVFETDAKELVEACRSARGNTYFHLIVLDCIDLLKHYDEVLVDYVPRSANVVAHELARAIYSMSGVHEWVDTPPDCIRDVLIIDSIE, from the exons ATGAAAGCAAAATACTTCCCAAATTGTGACTTCTTGCAAGCTAAGTTAGGAGTTAATCCATCAGATATGTGGCGAAGTATTCACGCAGCGAAAGAGATGGTTAAACAGGGAAGTAGAAGACGGATAGGAGATGGGGAGCAAACTAATGTGTGGCATATACCATGGTTGCCAGGTGATAATGACGGTTGTTTGACTAATGAAATGCCTCAGGAGCTGGAACATATACGAGTGGTGAACTTAATGGAAACTGGTAGTAAACGCTGGGATGAGGAG GATGAAGATGCCACTCATGTGCTGTTTGATTGCTCGTATGCAAGGTCAGTATGGACTCAGATTCAGATGGGGTTGACAGATGTTAGTACGGCGGGATACGAAGGGCATATTACAGATATAATTCAACATTTTGCAGAGAAATGTTCACGAGGTAATTTTGCCTTGATTTTGCTAGTATGTGGGAACTTATGGAATCGGAGGAACAGGTTGGTGTGGGATAGGGTGAATGTATCAGAATTTGGGGTCCAAGCACTGGTAATGAACATGCTGCACGAATGGAAACAGAAATGTGCAGAAG GAAATGTAATCAGAGATGAACATGGCCAATTTATACGAGCAAGAAATCACAAATTGCAGGCTTTGTATAGTCCCAGAGAAGATGAAGCACTAGGCCTTAAGGAAGCGTTATCGTGGGTGAAAGAGTTGGGATACAAAAGATGTGTATTTGAAACAGATGCGAAAGAGCTTGTGGAAGCATGTAGAAGCGCTCGAGGAAATACCTACTTTCATTTGATTGTGTTAGATTGTATTGATTTACTTAAGCACTATGATGAAGTGCTAGTAGACTATGTCCCGAGGTCTGCGAATGTAGTGGCTCATGAGTTGGCACGGGCTATTTATTCTATGTCAGGCGTCCATGAGTGGGTCGATACCCCTCCTGATTGTATTCGTGATGTGTTGATCATCGATTCTATTGAATAA